A single genomic interval of Lathyrus oleraceus cultivar Zhongwan6 chromosome 7, CAAS_Psat_ZW6_1.0, whole genome shotgun sequence harbors:
- the LOC127108324 gene encoding uncharacterized protein LOC127108324 translates to MDQHQHSESQSSTGGEVSSATAVLLGALAPGVNGATWNTLKSAFLLLGLCLAVMLGLAFSSSDSWLVLHVAFLVLICVTLFFLLSWFLAETGLVSVEHQMREMGLDVKAPVETDKKGE, encoded by the exons ATGGATCAGCACCAACATTCAGAATCACAATCAAGTACTGGAGGAGAAGTATCTTCAGCAACAGCAGTTCTACTAGGAGCTCTTGCTCCCGGTGTTAAC GGAGCTACATGGAATACATTAAAGTCTGCGTTTTTATTGTTGGGTCTATGTCTTGCTGTTATGTTGGGTTTAGCATTCTCTTCTAGTGATTCGTGGTTGGTGCTTCACGTTGCGTTTCTTGTTCTAATTTGCGTtaccctcttctttcttcttaGCTG GTTTCTTGCAGAAACTGGTTTAGTCTCTGTTGAACATCAAATGCGAGAGATGGGCTTGGACGTTAAGGCTCCTGTAGAGACAGACAAAAAGGGAGAATAA